From Rhizophagus irregularis chromosome 9, complete sequence, the proteins below share one genomic window:
- a CDS encoding Rho GTPase, whose amino-acid sequence MQTIKCVVVGDGAVGKTCLLISYTTNKFPSEYVPTVFDNYAVTVMIGDEPYTLGLFDTAGQEDYDRLRPLSYPQTDVFLVCFSVTSPASFENVKEKWFPEVHHHCPGVPCLIVGTQIDLRDDPSVVEKLSRQKMRPVTAEQGDRLSREIGAVKYVECSALTQKGLKNVFDEAIVAALEPPVTKKPRKCLVL is encoded by the exons atGCAAACAATAAAGTGTGTAGTCGTTGGTGATGGTGCTGTTGGCAAG ACGTGTCTTTTAATCTCATATACAACCAACAAATTTCCGTCCGAATATGTCCCTACa GTTTTTGATAATTATGCGGTAACGGTTATGATTGGCGATGAGCCTTATACATTGGGTTTGTTTGACACAGCTG GTCAGGAAGATTACGATCGTCTTCGTCCCTTATCTTATCCTCAGACGGATGTTTTCCTTGTTTGTTTTTCTGTAACTTCACCAGCTTCCTTTGAAAACGTTAAAGAAAAATGGTTCCCGGAAGTTCATCATCATTGTCCTGGAGTTCCATGTTTGATTGTAGGTACGCAAATAGATTTGCGAGATGATCCTTCTGTAGTTGAGAAATTATCGAGACAAAAGATGAGACCGGTAACAGCAGAGCAAGGAGATAGACTTTCTAGAGAAATTGGAGCGGTTAAATATGTTGAGTGCTCAGCTTTGACGCAAAAGGGTTTAAAGAATGTTTTTGATGAAGCAATTGTCGCAGCTTTGGAACCACCAGTCACTAAGAAACCTCGCAAATGTTTAGTGCTGTAG
- a CDS encoding alpha subunit of pyruvate dehydrogenase has protein sequence MLSSITSRLSRNISVFNGRSFVRQFASASAETVNIKLPESSFKTYKCDPPSLDIEVTKDELLRLYKEMAVMRRMETAADGLYKSKMIRGFCHLCTGQEAVAVGMEAAITEDDAIITAYRCHGFTYVRGGTIHSILAELMGRKAGISRGKGGSMHMFSKNFYGGNGIVGAQVPVGTGVAFTQKYLEKKNATFILYGDGAANQGQVFEAFNMAKLWDLPAIFVCENNFFGMGTAAGRSSANAQYYTRGQYIPGLQVNGMDVLAVKQACSWAKNWTTNDQGPLVLEMVTYRYGGHSMSDPGTSYRTREEIQHMRSTKDPITGLRQRILELGFSTDDEIKKLEKEARAVVEEAVAEAQKEPQPDESEIFTNIYAKGTEPPIIRGREREEFAVMNQ, from the exons ATGCTCTCTTCTATCACTTCTCGTTTATCTCGGAATATATCAGTTTTTAATGGAAGATCGTTTGTACGTCAATTTGCTTCTGCTTCGGCAGAAaccgtaaatattaaattacccGAAAGTTCctttaaaacttataaatgCGATCCGCCTTCACTTGATATTGAAGTTACAAAGGACGAACTGCTCCGCTTGTATAAGGAAATGGCGGTTATGCGTAGAATGGAAACAGCTGCTGACGGGTTATACAAGTCGAAAATGATTAGAGGTTTCTGTCATTTATGTACTGGTCAA GAAGCAGTAGCAGTAGGTATGGAAGCTGCAATTACGGAAGATGATGCAATTATCACTGCATACCGCTGTCATGGATTCACCTATGTTCGCGGTGGAACTATTCATTCAATTTTAGCTGAGCTTATgg GTCGTAAGGCTGGAATTTCACGAGGAAAAGGTGGTTCTATGCATATgttttcaaagaatttttatgGGGGTAACGGTATTGTCGGTGCTCAg GTTCCTGTTGGAACTGGAGTGGCatttacacaaaaatatttggaaaaaaagaatgctacatttatattatatgggGATGGGGCAGCAAATCAAGGACAAGTATTTGAAGCTTTtaatatggctaaattatggGATTTACCGGCAATATTTGTTTGtgagaataatttttttggaatgGGAACGGCAGCAGGTAGAAGTTCTGCTAATGCACAATATTATACTAGAGGTCAATATATTCCAGGTCTTCAAGTCAATGGAATGGATGTATTAGCTGTGAAACAAGCCTGCTCGTGGGCAAAGAATTGGACAACTAATGATCAAGGACCACTTGTATTGGAAATGGTAACGTATCGCTATGGAGGTCATTCAATGTCTGACCCAGGTACAAGTTATCGTACACGTGAAGAAATTCAACATATGAGAAGTACAAAAGATCCCATTACAGGTTTAAGACAAAGAATTTTAGAACTTGGTTTTTCAACTGACGATGAAATTAAG aAACTTGAAAAAGAAGCAAGAGCAGTAGTTGAAGAAGCAGTAGCTGAAGCACAAAAGGAACCACAACCTGATGaatcagaaatatttacaaatatttatgcTAAAGGAACTGAACCTCCAATTATTCGCGGTCGTGAACGCGAAGAATTTGCTGTTATGAATCAATAA